One Pseudomonadota bacterium genomic window, GTTTCCCGAATTCAATATCCTCCCAATATGAAAGTGGTCAGGGTTATGTGCACCGGAAGAGTAGACCCGGAATTTATTATTGAGGGCTTTCTTGTCGGTTGTGACGGTATCTGGGTCGGCGGCTGACATATCGGAGAATGCCATTACCAGTCTGGTAATGAAGAAGCAATCAATATGGTGGATGTAGCAAAAAGTATTATAAGCCATATTGGAATAAACCCGAAAAGGCTTTTGCTGGATTGGGTTTCAGCTGCAGAGGGCCCACGTTTTGCTCAACTGGTAACCGATTTTACCAATCAATTAAGAGAACTGGGGCCTTTAGACGAAGATGCGAAAAACAATAATGGAAATTTGTCGCTTAAACTTAAAGCCGCTAAAAATGCAGTTAGCAATGAGAAGTTAAGATGGGTTGCAGCCAAACAAACCGAATTCAGAAAAGATGGAAACAAATATGGCGAAGTATTTACCGATCAGGAAATCAAAAGGATGGTAGATGGTGTCGTTATTGAGGAAATTGATCTTTGCCAGATTTTATTGCTTTTAGAGCAGGAAAATTTATCTGTTAAAGAAATTTCTCAACGACTTGGGATATCTTCTCCTAAGATAATGGAACAGATGCTTGGTTTAAGAAGAAAAGAGATTATTAAAATCGCTGAAATAAGGGGCAGGTCTCCCCTTTATGCGCTACAATAAGCATGAAACTTAAAAAGGAAGTAAAGTAGTGGAAGGGAAAAAGGTACTCGTTATTGGAAGCAGTCTATCCGGTATTCAGTCCGCTCTTGATATGGCTGAAGAAGGTAAACTTGTCTATCTTGTTGAAAGTGCACCGGGATTAAGCGGAGAAAAATTATTCCCGGTTGATTATTCTAAACATAAAACTCCTTTTGTCTCTTCCAAATGGGAGGAAGCAAAAAAACATCCGAATATCCATATTATATCCAATGGAGTTATAGAAGATGCCCGGAAAGAAAATGGAAGTTTTAAGATAAAAATTAAAAAGACGGCTTTGCGGGTATTGGAAGACAAGTGTAATGACTGCAAGGAATGCATAAAAGTTTGTCCGGTTAACTTACGTGATGATTATTCCAACGGGCTTGGCTTAAGAACAGCTGTCGATTATTTTAATCTGGAAACAAAATCTTACGGTATTATAAAAGAAAGGCCCATATGTGAGGAAACCTGCCCGGTTCATTTAGATGTTCGGGGTTATGTGGGTTTGATAGCAGATGGCAAGTATAAGGAAGCATTAAATCTAATACGCGAAAAGCTGCCGTTTCCGGCTACGATAGGAAGGATATGTCCCCATCCCTGTGAAGAAAAATGCAACCGCGCAAAAAAAGATGCCCCTCTTTGCATTCGGGATCTGAAGCGATTTGTAGCCGACGCTGAAATTGAAGCCGGTTATGATGAAATCATAAAAAAAGCTAAATCCAATGGTAAAAAAGTAGCCATAATCGGTGCCGGACCGGCTGGACTTGCCTGTGCTCATGATCTTGCGGTATTGGGTTATGGGGCCGTGATATTCGAGGAACTTCCGGTTGCCGGTGGAATGCTCGCAGTAGGCATTCCAAAATACCGCTTGCCCAGAAATCTTTTGAACAAAGAGATAGATATTGTTACAAAACTTGGAGCCCAAATAAAGACCGGTATCCGCATAGGAAAGGACATGTCGGTTGATGACCTTTTTAATCAGGGTTTTGAAGCTGTTTTTATTGCAGTTGGAGCACATAAGGGCCAGAATTTAAGAATTGACGGGGAAGATACAACAGGTGTTGTTTCCGGTGTCAAATATCTTCGCGACCTTAATCTTGGAAAAGAAGTGCAGTTAGGTAAAAAAGTCGCAGTTATCGGCGGCGGAAATGTGGCTATGGATTCAGCCCGATCTTCTCTTCGTTTTGGAGCAAAGGAAGTATCAATCCTTTATAGAAGATCAAGAGAAGAGATGCCGGCAAGTGGTGAAGAGATTGATGCTGCCTTAGCCGAAGGCATTAAATTTGAATATCTGGTTGCACCTCAACAAGTACTTGTAGATAATGGGAAGGTTGCCGGCTTAAAATGCATTCGCATGCAACTGGGAGAACCTGATGCATCGGGAAGAAGAAGACCCGTAACCATAGAAGGATCAGAATTTGATATTGAGCTTGATATGATAATACCTGCTATAGGACAAAAATCCGACCTTTCGTTTCTGCCTGAAAATGACGCCGTGGAAACGACTAAATGGGGAACCATTGTTGCCGATTCCCGACAGTGTTGCACCAACAGGCAGGGAATTTTTGCCGGTGGTGATTGTGTTACCGGACCAAATATTGCAATTGAAGCGGTTGCAGCAGGGAAAAAAGCAGCTTTATCTATAGACGAATATCTGAGACGAATATCTTAAAGGAAAATAGCAATACCATGGGAGAAATACAGCAAAGATATATAATAGACTTTAATGACACTCATTGTAAAAGGCAGCATATGCCTGAACTGGAAGTCAAAGATCGTATAAGCAACTTTGAAGAAGTTGAGTTGGGCTTTAGTATCGAAAAAGCAAAAGAAGAAGCAAAAAGGTGTCTTAGCTGTCGCAGGTGCTTAGGATGCGGACTTTGCCTGGCGGTATGCCAACCCAAAGCGATAGTTTTTGAACAGGAAGATGACTTTGTTGAATTATCGATAGATGAGATCATTATCGCACCCGAAATGGTAAGTTCTACTCCAATGGTAAATGAATATATTAATATTATAAATGCTTTTCAATTTGAAAGCATGCTCTCATTAAATGGTCCTACAGGTGGAGTAGTTATGCGCCCATTTGATGGAGAGATTCCACAAAAAATCGCCTTTATCATAAATGGTAAAAGTGAAGGCGAAAATAATTATCTTGCTTCCTATGCCGTTTGCGAGGCTGTATTAGCTCTTCAAAAGGTGGAGGATTTGGCTGTATCCATCTTTGTTTCGGATAAGGAAAAAGTTATCAAGGCTCATGAAAATGAAATAACAGGTGGTATTACTATTGTGGAGGGCGAGATAAAAGAACTAAAGGAAAATGAAGAAACAAATAATCTTTTAGTTACATTTAATGAAAACGACCAAACAAAAGAAGAAGAATTTGATATGATAGTAAGAGTGCAATTACCGAAAAGTTCTTCTTATCTTAAAGATTTGAGTATGAAACTGGGCTTGAATATAAACGATAAAATACTTTTGGATACACCAAGCCCTTCCCTGACCGATACCTCCGTTCCGGACATCTTTTATACAGGTCTTGTGTTATAAATAATAATGGTAAGGGTTCAAAGGGCCAAGGATTCCAGGATTCAAGTGAAAGGCCCGGAGACAACCCTATCAGCTATGTTTATTTGACGCAAGACAACAGCAAAAACAACCACTTGAATCCTTGAACCCTCGAATCCTGGGCCCCTTTTTCCCAAATCATTGGGATAAGATCCAAATCGTTAAACCCAATAATGATGGGAGTTATATTATGGACAAGATATTAAGAATCAATATGGGAGAAGAAAAAGGCCCTTCTGTTGTAATTAATTCTCTTGGTGATTACGCAGGTCTTGGAGGAAGAGCCATGACTTCCGCTATAGTGTCAAAAGAAGTCCCTCCTTTATGCCATCCCCTTGGTGCAAACAACAAACTTGTAATTGCTCCGGGTCTTTTGAGCGGATCACTTGCTGCAAT contains:
- a CDS encoding hydrogenase iron-sulfur subunit, with protein sequence MSFEPKILGILCNWCAYAGGDLAGVSRIQYPPNMKVVRVMCTGRVDPEFIIEGFLVGCDGIWVGGUHIGECHYQSGNEEAINMVDVAKSIISHIGINPKRLLLDWVSAAEGPRFAQLVTDFTNQLRELGPLDEDAKNNNGNLSLKLKAAKNAVSNEKLRWVAAKQTEFRKDGNKYGEVFTDQEIKRMVDGVVIEEIDLCQILLLLEQENLSVKEISQRLGISSPKIMEQMLGLRRKEIIKIAEIRGRSPLYALQ
- a CDS encoding FAD-dependent oxidoreductase, which encodes MEGKKVLVIGSSLSGIQSALDMAEEGKLVYLVESAPGLSGEKLFPVDYSKHKTPFVSSKWEEAKKHPNIHIISNGVIEDARKENGSFKIKIKKTALRVLEDKCNDCKECIKVCPVNLRDDYSNGLGLRTAVDYFNLETKSYGIIKERPICEETCPVHLDVRGYVGLIADGKYKEALNLIREKLPFPATIGRICPHPCEEKCNRAKKDAPLCIRDLKRFVADAEIEAGYDEIIKKAKSNGKKVAIIGAGPAGLACAHDLAVLGYGAVIFEELPVAGGMLAVGIPKYRLPRNLLNKEIDIVTKLGAQIKTGIRIGKDMSVDDLFNQGFEAVFIAVGAHKGQNLRIDGEDTTGVVSGVKYLRDLNLGKEVQLGKKVAVIGGGNVAMDSARSSLRFGAKEVSILYRRSREEMPASGEEIDAALAEGIKFEYLVAPQQVLVDNGKVAGLKCIRMQLGEPDASGRRRPVTIEGSEFDIELDMIIPAIGQKSDLSFLPENDAVETTKWGTIVADSRQCCTNRQGIFAGGDCVTGPNIAIEAVAAGKKAALSIDEYLRRIS